The following proteins come from a genomic window of Halictus rubicundus isolate RS-2024b unplaced genomic scaffold, iyHalRubi1_principal scaffold0071, whole genome shotgun sequence:
- the LOC143363610 gene encoding uncharacterized protein LOC143363610, whose product MEKLPGKSVGSFIYIYNNYTYNKDNSTKNIFRCNTRRTTGCRGAIMDVGDGCIKLLHDHNHLERMHTIDQEKMKHEMLQLCRDASFPLKQIFDDVCRKYPDAGAHCSFRKLRPTLQRERAYCRPRIPETFILLNEMIQNYQPLEYLNVYYAVSEKGENAIILSSDILVEALSKSTELYVDGTFAVLPKKPHIVQLYTVHIRYMDNGIATLLILCEKRTATLYTAIWEKIINIIPNLPNTIKFIMSDYETAAVKTLSKLFPSADMHGCWFHYCQAVLRKWRKLGLNSAPHTVVHMAMSLPLIPAIKFEQGLSIIQKEADIASSKFPGILLFMTYMRCTWLNIASQVSVHNCPKK is encoded by the exons atggaaaaacttcccggaaaatccgtcggtagctttatttacatatataataattatacgtataataaagacaatagcacaaaaaatatttttcgctgtaatacacgccgtactacggggtgtcgcggggcaataatggacgtcggtgatggttgtattaaattgttacaCGATCACAATCATTTGGAACGAATGCATACAATTgatcaagagaaaatgaagcacgAAATGCTTCAGCTTTGTCGAGACGCGTCGTTTCCATTAAAGCAAATATTCGACGATGTTTGTAGAAA GTACCCAGATGCTGGAGCACATTGCTCTTTTCGAAAATTAAGACCAACATTACAAAGGGAAAGAGCATATTGTCGGCCACGAATACCAGAGACGTTTATACtcttaaatgaaatgattcaaaattatcAACCTCTGGAATACTTAAATGTATACTATGCAGTGTCAGAAAAAGGGGAAAACGCAATAATTTTGTCATCTGACATTTTAGTTGAAGCATTGAGTAAATCTACAGAATTGTACGTAGATGGAACTTTTGCA GTCTTACCAAAGAAACCCCACATAGTACAGCTGTACACAGTTCACATACGCTACATGGataat GGTATTGCGACTCTACTTATTCTATGCGAAAAACGAACAGCTACTTTATATACTGCCatatgggaaaaaataattaatataatacccAATTTGCCAAACACTATAAAGTTTATAATGAGCGATTATGAAACAGCAGCTGTTAAAACCTTAAGCAAGTTATTTCCCAGTGCAGATATGCATGGCTGCTGGTTCCATTATTGTCAG GCTGTTCTTCGAAAGTGGCGTAAGCTTGGATTAAATAGTGCTCCTCATACTGTTGTACATATGGCAATGTCTTTGCCTTTAATACCTGCTATAAAATTTGAACAAGGTTTGTCAATTATTCAAAAGGAAGCAGATATTGCATCCAGCAAGTTTCCGGGTATTCTTTTGTTTATGACCTATATGAGATGTACTTGGTTAAACATAGCATCGCAAGTCAGCGTGCACAATTGTCCA aaaaagtaa
- the LOC143363611 gene encoding uncharacterized protein LOC143363611 isoform X2 encodes MFTHNEKTFQINKVITLANEDSNDEIEDINYFDISYGPVEKAERVHKKDRRTLPNTALTSSGSLKTKDTKVTENYLNEPQQCILHSSIVNIQSAQNLHDKFDSNHIDDDDIYEILEDRFWYDKTENQVSNDNNNRKEDIREHKEGYCIICFVKKATQVSVPCGHLACCMICIMRLECNRCPTCNDNFNTHVTLRLP; translated from the exons atgtttactCATAATGAAAAAACTTTTCAAATTAATAAAGTTATCACATTGGCAA ATGAAGATAGTAATGATGAGATTGAAgatatcaattattttgatataAGTTATGGACCGGTGGAGAAAG caGAACGAGTGCATAAAAAAGATAGAAGAACGTTACCAAATACGGCTTTGACATCATCGGGTTCTCTGAAAACAAAAGACACAAAAGTTACAG aaaattatcTCAACGAACCCCAGCAATGTATTTTACACAGCAGCATAGTAAATATACAAAGTGCACAAAATCTCCATGACAAATTTGACAGCAATCATATTGACG atgaTGACATTTATGAAATTCTTGAAGATAGATTTTGGTATGATAAAACGGAAAATCAAGTcagtaatgataataataatcgaaaagAAGATATTAGAGAACATAAAGAAGGGTATTGCATAATCTGCTTTGTTAAGAAAGCAACACAAGTTTCCGTTCCATGTGGTCATCTTGCATGCTGCATGATATGCATCATGCGACTAGAGTGTAATAGATGTCCCACATGtaatgataattttaatacacaTGTGACACTGCGCCTTCcatga
- the LOC143363611 gene encoding uncharacterized protein LOC143363611 isoform X1 produces the protein MYMIFRLSLEEFLNMFTHNEKTFQINKVITLANEDSNDEIEDINYFDISYGPVEKAERVHKKDRRTLPNTALTSSGSLKTKDTKVTENYLNEPQQCILHSSIVNIQSAQNLHDKFDSNHIDDDDIYEILEDRFWYDKTENQVSNDNNNRKEDIREHKEGYCIICFVKKATQVSVPCGHLACCMICIMRLECNRCPTCNDNFNTHVTLRLP, from the exons atgtatatgATTTTTAGATTATctttagaagaatttttaaatatgtttactCATAATGAAAAAACTTTTCAAATTAATAAAGTTATCACATTGGCAA ATGAAGATAGTAATGATGAGATTGAAgatatcaattattttgatataAGTTATGGACCGGTGGAGAAAG caGAACGAGTGCATAAAAAAGATAGAAGAACGTTACCAAATACGGCTTTGACATCATCGGGTTCTCTGAAAACAAAAGACACAAAAGTTACAG aaaattatcTCAACGAACCCCAGCAATGTATTTTACACAGCAGCATAGTAAATATACAAAGTGCACAAAATCTCCATGACAAATTTGACAGCAATCATATTGACG atgaTGACATTTATGAAATTCTTGAAGATAGATTTTGGTATGATAAAACGGAAAATCAAGTcagtaatgataataataatcgaaaagAAGATATTAGAGAACATAAAGAAGGGTATTGCATAATCTGCTTTGTTAAGAAAGCAACACAAGTTTCCGTTCCATGTGGTCATCTTGCATGCTGCATGATATGCATCATGCGACTAGAGTGTAATAGATGTCCCACATGtaatgataattttaatacacaTGTGACACTGCGCCTTCcatga
- the LOC143363611 gene encoding uncharacterized protein LOC143363611 isoform X3 encodes MSSHRRYSIQLTCFSCTDEDSNDEIEDINYFDISYGPVEKERVHKKDRRTLPNTALTSSGSLKTKDTKVTENYLNEPQQCILHSSIVNIQSAQNLHDKFDSNHIDDDDIYEILEDRFWYDKTENQVSNDNNNRKEDIREHKEGYCIICFVKKATQVSVPCGHLACCMICIMRLECNRCPTCNDNFNTHVTLRLP; translated from the exons ATGTCTTCGCATAGAAGATATTCCATACAATTAACATGTTTTTCTTGTACAGATGAAGATAGTAATGATGAGATTGAAgatatcaattattttgatataAGTTATGGACCGGTGGAGAAAG AACGAGTGCATAAAAAAGATAGAAGAACGTTACCAAATACGGCTTTGACATCATCGGGTTCTCTGAAAACAAAAGACACAAAAGTTACAG aaaattatcTCAACGAACCCCAGCAATGTATTTTACACAGCAGCATAGTAAATATACAAAGTGCACAAAATCTCCATGACAAATTTGACAGCAATCATATTGACG atgaTGACATTTATGAAATTCTTGAAGATAGATTTTGGTATGATAAAACGGAAAATCAAGTcagtaatgataataataatcgaaaagAAGATATTAGAGAACATAAAGAAGGGTATTGCATAATCTGCTTTGTTAAGAAAGCAACACAAGTTTCCGTTCCATGTGGTCATCTTGCATGCTGCATGATATGCATCATGCGACTAGAGTGTAATAGATGTCCCACATGtaatgataattttaatacacaTGTGACACTGCGCCTTCcatga